One part of the Treponema sp. OMZ 787 genome encodes these proteins:
- a CDS encoding restriction endonuclease subunit S, with protein sequence MISCYYEKFGDGTEKATEMLSAIPESWTWRHFGDVADVINGKNQSQVEDDTGEYPIYGSGGIMGYANDYICPENCTIIGRKGSINNPIFVEEKLWNVDTAFGLAPSSIVLPRYLFYFCKSFDFTSLDSSTTLPSLTKTSIQRILFPLPPLAAQKRILDKIDELFSQLDKISLNII encoded by the coding sequence GTGATTTCTTGTTATTATGAGAAGTTTGGTGATGGAACCGAAAAAGCTACAGAAATGCTCTCTGCTATTCCTGAATCGTGGACATGGAGGCATTTTGGCGATGTTGCTGATGTAATAAACGGAAAAAATCAATCACAGGTAGAAGATGACACTGGTGAATATCCAATTTATGGAAGCGGCGGTATTATGGGATACGCTAATGACTATATTTGCCCGGAAAATTGCACAATAATCGGACGCAAAGGTTCAATAAACAATCCTATATTTGTGGAAGAAAAGCTCTGGAATGTCGACACTGCTTTTGGCCTTGCACCATCATCAATTGTTCTGCCTCGATATCTATTTTATTTCTGTAAATCATTTGACTTTACATCATTGGACAGCAGTACAACATTGCCGAGTTTAACCAAAACAAGTATTCAGCGTATCTTATTTCCATTACCGCCATTAGCTGCACAAAAACGGATTTTAGATAAAATTGATGAACTTTTTAGCCAATTAGACAAGATTTCTTTGAATATTATCTAA
- a CDS encoding restriction endonuclease subunit S — MNTNALRQKILDLAIHGKLVKQDPTDESAAILLEKIRAEKEKKIASGEIKRGKNDSYIFFGDDNRHYEKFADGRVKDIEDEIPFAVPEGWAWCRLGVVADIARGGSPRPIEDFITDKKNGINWIKIGDTVPESKYIISAKEKIKPEGKKHSRFVHAGDFLLTNSMSFGRPYILKIDGCIHDGWLVFADIIKYLLKDFLYYALSSKYIYNSFSLVAAGSTVKNLKADTVKQVLFPLPPLLEQKRIITNIEAIFAQIDLLEQNKADLQTAVKQAKSKILDLAIRGKLVPQDPDDEPASVMLEKLHAEKEAKIASGEIKRGKNDSYIYKNSTDNCYYEKFEGKNDVCIDNEIPFELPENWQWTKLGRICDKLVDGDHNPPKGIEEKTEYIMISSRNINHNTVEDLENVRYLTKEMFDAENLRTNATTGDILFTSVGSLGRSCIYDGRMNICFQRSVSILNTKVYNKYVKFFFDSNFYQNYVAEHATGTAQMGFYLHEMAESFIAIPPISEQKRIVARIEEIFYVLDNI, encoded by the coding sequence GTGAACACAAATGCATTACGTCAAAAAATTTTAGACCTCGCAATTCACGGAAAGCTGGTAAAGCAAGATCCGACCGATGAGAGTGCAGCCATACTCCTTGAAAAAATCCGTGCAGAAAAAGAGAAAAAAATCGCTTCCGGAGAGATAAAACGCGGTAAAAATGATTCGTATATTTTTTTCGGTGATGATAACAGACACTATGAGAAGTTCGCAGACGGCAGAGTAAAGGATATCGAGGACGAAATCCCGTTTGCCGTGCCGGAGGGCTGGGCGTGGTGTAGGTTGGGGGTAGTGGCAGATATTGCGAGAGGTGGCTCACCGCGACCTATTGAAGACTTCATTACTGACAAAAAAAATGGTATAAATTGGATAAAGATAGGTGATACGGTTCCGGAAAGTAAATATATAATTTCTGCAAAAGAAAAAATCAAACCCGAAGGTAAAAAACATTCTCGTTTTGTTCATGCAGGGGACTTCCTACTAACAAATTCTATGAGTTTCGGTCGGCCTTATATTTTAAAAATAGATGGCTGCATACATGACGGCTGGCTTGTTTTTGCTGATATAATAAAGTATCTTCTAAAAGATTTCTTGTATTATGCTCTAAGTTCTAAGTATATTTACAACTCATTTTCTTTGGTTGCCGCAGGTTCAACTGTCAAAAATTTAAAGGCTGATACGGTAAAGCAAGTTTTATTTCCCCTTCCTCCACTCTTAGAGCAGAAGCGTATAATTACAAATATAGAAGCAATCTTTGCACAAATCGACCTGCTGGAACAAAATAAAGCCGACTTACAGACAGCCGTCAAACAGGCAAAGTCAAAAATCCTCGATCTTGCAATCCGAGGGAAGCTTGTTCCGCAAGATCCTGACGATGAACCTGCAAGTGTTATGCTGGAAAAACTCCATGCTGAAAAAGAAGCTAAAATCGCTTCCGGAGAGATAAAACGCGGCAAGAATGATTCGTATATTTATAAAAATTCTACTGATAATTGTTATTATGAGAAGTTCGAGGGAAAAAATGATGTTTGTATTGATAATGAGATTCCTTTTGAACTACCGGAAAACTGGCAGTGGACAAAATTAGGACGAATTTGCGATAAGCTTGTAGATGGAGATCATAACCCACCTAAAGGTATCGAAGAAAAAACAGAATATATAATGATTTCTTCAAGAAATATTAATCATAACACAGTAGAAGATTTAGAAAATGTCAGATATTTAACGAAAGAGATGTTTGATGCAGAAAATTTGAGGACCAATGCTACAACGGGTGATATACTTTTCACATCCGTAGGTTCATTAGGAAGAAGTTGCATTTACGACGGCCGAATGAATATCTGCTTTCAACGGAGTGTTTCCATTCTTAACACCAAGGTTTACAACAAGTATGTAAAATTTTTTTTTGATAGTAATTTTTATCAAAATTATGTAGCTGAACATGCTACCGGTACTGCTCAAATGGGATTTTATTTACACGAAATGGCAGAATCTTTTATTGCTATTCCTCCAATTTCAGAGCAAAAAAGAATTGTTGCTAGAATTGAAGAAATATTTTATGTTTTAGATAATATTTAG
- a CDS encoding Fic family protein encodes MINRNEEQNFNKLSEVINEYNKLQISQQLDYDKFYLYSIITHSTAIEGSTVTEIENQLLFDEGISANKPIHEQLMNLDLKAAYEKSFELAKQYTQITPEILCELSALVMKNTGTVYNTIGGTFSSAKGELRLVNVSAGRGGKSYMAWQKLPQKLEEFCSWLNAERKSIAEKDIEAQYAFSFLAHYKLVHIHPWADGNGRMSRLLMNVIQYEAGLVPAIIKKENKAEYIQSLSSSQDKDDPAEFLHFMFSHHIRNLSEQIEEYKTSLEMSGS; translated from the coding sequence ATGATAAATCGGAACGAAGAACAAAACTTTAATAAACTTTCAGAAGTTATAAACGAATACAACAAGCTGCAAATTTCTCAGCAGCTTGATTATGATAAATTCTATTTATATTCGATTATCACACATTCAACGGCAATAGAAGGTTCTACCGTAACGGAAATTGAAAATCAGCTTCTCTTTGACGAAGGGATAAGTGCAAATAAACCGATTCACGAACAGCTAATGAATCTTGACCTAAAAGCTGCATACGAAAAAAGTTTTGAGCTTGCAAAACAGTATACGCAAATCACACCGGAAATTCTTTGTGAACTTTCAGCTCTAGTAATGAAAAATACCGGCACTGTATACAATACAATCGGCGGAACATTTTCTTCTGCAAAAGGAGAACTCAGACTGGTAAATGTCAGTGCAGGACGAGGCGGAAAAAGCTATATGGCGTGGCAGAAGCTTCCGCAAAAACTGGAAGAATTTTGTAGTTGGCTTAATGCGGAACGAAAAAGCATTGCAGAAAAAGATATAGAAGCTCAATACGCTTTTAGCTTTCTCGCTCATTATAAACTTGTTCACATTCATCCGTGGGCGGATGGAAACGGACGGATGAGCCGGCTCTTAATGAATGTTATCCAATATGAAGCGGGGCTAGTTCCTGCAATAATCAAAAAAGAAAACAAAGCGGAATATATTCAAAGTCTTTCTTCTTCACAAGACAAGGATGATCCTGCGGAGTTCTTACATTTTATGTTTTCGCACCATATACGGAATTTGAGCGAGCAGATAGAAGAATATAAAACCTCGCTTGAAATGAGCGGCAGCTGA
- a CDS encoding N-6 DNA methylase: MTNQEIVSKLWNLCNILRDDGITYHQYVTELTYILFLKMAKETKAENTLPKNYRWDKLVSYSGIELKKFYKELLSYLGENTKGRVREIYQGASSNIDEPKNLEKIIKSIDELDWYSAKEEGLGNLYEGLLEKNANEKKSGAGQYFTPRVLIDMMTRLTSPQVGERCNDPACGTFGFMISADRYVKSLTDDYCDLTEKEAAFQLKEAFTGGELVHETHRLALMNAMLHNIEGKIVLGDTLSESGKAMTGYDVVLTNPPFGTKKGGERTTRDDFTYTTSNKQLNFLQHIYRSLKTTGTARAAVVLPDNVLFEDNTGQKIRRDLMNKCNLHTILRLPTGIFYAQGVKTNVLFFTRGKTDEDNTKTVWVYDLRSNMRSFGKTNPLKKEDFTEFESLYCAGHLEDRKETWSPENPNGRWRKFPVEEILKDEKTSLDLKWIKDGSDTVDCSLAELMQTIQTKSANIAAAVTELSKLIEGIEE; the protein is encoded by the coding sequence ATGACAAATCAAGAAATCGTTTCAAAACTGTGGAATCTTTGCAATATTTTACGTGATGACGGAATTACCTATCATCAGTATGTTACGGAGCTGACCTATATCCTGTTCTTAAAAATGGCAAAGGAGACAAAAGCCGAAAATACGCTTCCGAAAAACTATCGCTGGGATAAACTTGTTTCTTACAGCGGAATTGAGCTGAAGAAGTTCTACAAAGAGCTGCTGTCATACCTTGGTGAAAACACAAAGGGGCGGGTACGTGAGATTTATCAGGGGGCTAGTTCCAACATCGATGAGCCGAAAAACCTTGAAAAAATTATTAAGTCTATCGATGAGCTCGACTGGTATTCCGCAAAAGAGGAAGGACTTGGAAACCTTTATGAAGGGCTGCTCGAAAAGAATGCGAACGAAAAGAAAAGCGGGGCGGGGCAATACTTTACTCCTCGCGTTTTAATTGATATGATGACACGCCTTACCTCTCCACAGGTAGGAGAGCGTTGCAACGATCCTGCGTGCGGAACGTTCGGTTTTATGATTAGCGCAGATCGATATGTAAAAAGCCTTACCGACGACTACTGCGACTTGACCGAAAAAGAAGCTGCATTCCAACTCAAAGAAGCTTTTACCGGCGGAGAACTGGTACATGAAACCCATCGTTTGGCGCTTATGAATGCAATGCTCCATAATATCGAAGGGAAAATCGTACTCGGTGATACGTTGAGCGAAAGCGGTAAGGCAATGACCGGCTACGACGTGGTGCTTACGAATCCTCCATTCGGAACAAAAAAGGGCGGAGAGCGCACAACTCGCGATGACTTTACCTATACCACCAGTAACAAGCAGTTGAATTTTTTGCAGCATATTTACCGTTCGCTAAAGACAACCGGCACAGCCCGCGCTGCTGTTGTATTGCCGGACAACGTACTTTTTGAAGACAATACCGGTCAAAAAATCCGCCGAGACTTGATGAATAAATGTAATCTGCATACGATTTTACGCTTGCCGACCGGTATTTTTTATGCACAGGGTGTAAAGACGAATGTACTCTTTTTTACTCGCGGTAAAACTGATGAAGATAACACAAAAACCGTATGGGTGTATGATTTACGCAGCAATATGCGTTCATTCGGAAAAACAAATCCGTTAAAAAAAGAAGACTTTACCGAATTTGAATCGCTCTATTGTGCAGGACATCTCGAAGACCGCAAAGAAACGTGGTCGCCCGAAAATCCGAACGGCAGATGGCGCAAGTTTCCGGTTGAAGAAATCTTAAAAGATGAAAAGACCAGCCTCGACTTAAAATGGATAAAAGACGGTTCCGATACAGTGGACTGTTCACTCGCCGAGCTTATGCAAACCATTCAAACCAAAAGCGCAAACATTGCCGCAGCGGTTACCGAGCTTTCCAAACTGATTGAAGGAATTGAAGAATGA
- the hsdR gene encoding type I restriction-modification system endonuclease — protein MGNFTFLQMYWPDFAQTMEFAERYVYSDPASSKNKSGLFVELMVREMMRIEHIPEPIDVKENNHFNRTRILKNEGLIPYDVNQWINQVRIKRNNSAHENDANEQEALLVLRFAHHIAVWFMQTYGDSSFTAQPFIKPELTKRKINIMPLVRNQEKKIEEQKIELVHAEATIAEKDALIAERDKRLQELEAEIKKERKIREKALTLTPQSSRSKQERQDTSAQAIAKTKLTEAETRAIIDEQLRKVGWEADTENLRYAKGVWPQNGKRLAIAEWPVASEKGTTAHADYALFVGELLIGIVEAKPYAKNIHAVIDNQCHEYARNIKAEDEKFCMGVWHNYKVPFVFATNGRPYLKQLETESGIWFHDLRKSSNIPRALQGWYSPEDLLAKSRQNIDEADRALENLPYDFLRDPDGLNLRHYQLSAVEAVEQAVVSGQRQILLAMATGTGKTRTVLGMIYRFLKTNRLRRILFLVDRTALGEQVQDVFNDVKLEDLQPLNTIYNINTLDDIDIATETRVQVATVQGMISRIMSEEKDRIPSSGDFDCIIIDEAHRGYTLDRELSEAELLYRDQNDFISKYKKVIEYFDAVRIGLTATPALHTTQIFGNPVFTYSYREAVIDGYLVDYDAPYSIKTELNQHGIHHQKGEKLARYNPVTKELLNPEELADELDFDVEDFNKNVLTPAFNKTVLTELSKYIDPESDEKTIIFAVSDCHADEIVEQLRQIYKAHDITAAAIEKITYAIGDRKRVQDAIKRFKNEHYPTIVVTVDLLSTGIDVPEITKIVFMRRIKSRILYEQMLGRATRLCPKINKTHFEIYDTVDLYGYLNEVSSMKPTVSNPSVTFDELLEGYKTVTDSDHIAYINDQIIAKLQRAKRRMDQHQSNFFTVTANYDSVESFIAAAKEMRTHSEESCRDLFLEKRAAFNAFKESGENARYVIVSDKPDEFHEITRGYGKGQEPEDYLESFSEYIKTNRDKIEALEIICTRPADLTLKDLRNVSMTLDANGFNSMQLNTAITQLTKEECAADIITFIRRYAIGSPLISHEERICNAVKKLCKAHNFTASEKKWIERIEKYLINESVLNVQTFDEFSAWRAQGGFSKINKIFSGALTAIVRELNTYLYEDKAA, from the coding sequence GAATCCTCAAAAATGAGGGGCTTATTCCGTATGATGTAAACCAATGGATTAATCAAGTCCGTATCAAACGGAATAATTCTGCGCATGAAAACGATGCTAACGAGCAAGAAGCACTTTTAGTACTCCGTTTTGCCCACCATATTGCGGTTTGGTTTATGCAGACCTACGGTGACAGCTCATTTACAGCGCAGCCGTTTATCAAACCAGAACTGACGAAGCGAAAAATCAATATAATGCCACTGGTTCGAAATCAGGAAAAGAAAATTGAAGAACAGAAAATCGAGCTTGTACATGCAGAAGCAACCATTGCGGAAAAAGATGCCCTGATAGCGGAGCGTGACAAAAGGCTTCAGGAACTTGAAGCGGAAATAAAAAAAGAACGCAAAATCCGAGAGAAGGCGCTCACTCTTACGCCGCAAAGCTCCCGTTCCAAACAGGAGCGTCAAGATACATCTGCTCAAGCAATTGCAAAGACAAAACTGACCGAAGCGGAAACCCGTGCAATTATTGACGAACAGCTGAGAAAAGTCGGCTGGGAAGCGGATACGGAAAACTTGCGTTACGCAAAAGGTGTCTGGCCGCAAAATGGTAAAAGACTGGCGATTGCGGAATGGCCGGTCGCATCGGAAAAGGGAACAACTGCTCATGCAGACTATGCGTTATTCGTCGGCGAACTGCTTATCGGCATTGTAGAAGCAAAACCGTATGCAAAAAACATTCACGCAGTCATAGACAATCAATGTCATGAATATGCCCGGAATATAAAAGCTGAAGATGAAAAGTTCTGTATGGGCGTTTGGCATAATTATAAAGTGCCCTTTGTGTTTGCTACAAACGGGCGGCCTTATTTAAAGCAGCTGGAAACCGAGTCGGGGATTTGGTTCCATGATTTACGGAAAAGCAGCAATATTCCGCGTGCGCTGCAAGGATGGTACAGTCCCGAAGACTTGCTTGCCAAATCCCGTCAGAATATTGATGAAGCCGACCGTGCTCTCGAAAATTTACCGTACGATTTTTTGCGCGACCCAGACGGATTGAATCTCCGCCACTATCAGCTTTCGGCTGTTGAGGCTGTCGAACAGGCAGTTGTGAGCGGGCAGCGGCAGATTCTGCTTGCAATGGCAACAGGCACGGGCAAGACGCGAACGGTCTTAGGTATGATCTACCGCTTCTTAAAAACCAACCGCTTACGCCGTATTCTCTTTTTGGTAGACCGCACGGCTTTGGGCGAACAGGTGCAAGATGTGTTTAACGATGTAAAACTTGAAGACCTGCAGCCGTTGAATACAATTTACAATATCAACACGCTTGATGATATAGATATTGCAACGGAGACGCGCGTACAAGTTGCTACCGTGCAGGGAATGATTTCCCGCATCATGAGCGAAGAGAAAGACCGTATTCCTTCATCTGGAGACTTTGACTGTATCATTATTGATGAAGCGCACCGCGGATATACGCTTGATCGAGAGTTAAGCGAAGCCGAACTTTTGTATCGTGATCAAAATGACTTTATCAGCAAATACAAAAAAGTGATTGAATACTTTGATGCGGTCAGAATAGGGCTGACTGCGACGCCGGCTCTGCACACCACGCAGATTTTTGGAAATCCCGTATTCACATATTCATACCGCGAAGCAGTGATAGACGGTTATCTCGTAGATTACGATGCACCTTACAGCATCAAAACGGAACTAAATCAGCACGGCATTCATCATCAAAAAGGAGAAAAGCTTGCCCGCTATAATCCCGTTACAAAAGAACTTTTAAATCCTGAGGAGCTTGCAGATGAGCTTGATTTTGATGTAGAAGACTTCAACAAAAATGTGCTTACCCCCGCTTTTAACAAGACGGTACTTACCGAGCTTTCAAAATACATAGATCCTGAAAGCGACGAAAAAACAATTATCTTTGCCGTAAGCGACTGCCATGCAGATGAGATTGTCGAACAACTGCGTCAGATATATAAAGCACATGATATCACTGCTGCAGCGATAGAAAAAATCACGTACGCAATAGGAGACAGAAAGCGCGTACAGGATGCAATCAAGCGTTTTAAGAATGAGCATTATCCTACGATTGTCGTAACTGTAGATTTGCTTTCTACCGGAATTGATGTGCCGGAAATTACAAAGATTGTCTTTATGCGCCGTATAAAATCCCGTATTCTTTACGAACAAATGCTTGGTCGTGCCACTCGCCTGTGTCCCAAAATAAATAAAACCCATTTTGAGATTTATGACACAGTTGATTTATACGGCTATCTGAATGAAGTTTCTTCGATGAAACCTACCGTATCAAATCCAAGCGTAACGTTTGATGAACTGTTAGAGGGCTATAAAACGGTAACCGACAGCGACCATATCGCGTATATAAATGATCAGATTATTGCAAAACTCCAACGCGCAAAACGCCGTATGGATCAACATCAATCAAACTTTTTTACTGTTACAGCGAATTACGACAGCGTAGAAAGTTTTATTGCCGCGGCGAAAGAAATGAGAACTCACAGTGAAGAATCGTGTAGGGATTTGTTCTTGGAAAAACGAGCGGCCTTTAACGCATTCAAGGAATCCGGAGAAAATGCCCGCTATGTGATTGTCAGCGATAAGCCGGACGAATTTCACGAAATAACACGGGGATATGGAAAGGGGCAAGAGCCGGAGGATTATCTGGAAAGTTTTTCTGAATATATAAAAACGAACCGCGATAAGATCGAAGCGTTGGAAATAATCTGTACCCGTCCCGCCGACCTTACCCTTAAAGACCTGCGGAATGTAAGCATGACGCTCGATGCGAACGGTTTTAATTCAATGCAGCTCAATACAGCCATCACGCAGCTTACAAAGGAAGAATGCGCTGCGGATATTATTACATTTATTCGCCGATATGCTATCGGAAGTCCCCTCATTTCGCACGAAGAGAGAATCTGCAATGCCGTTAAAAAACTGTGCAAAGCTCATAATTTTACCGCAAGCGAAAAGAAATGGATTGAGCGCATAGAAAAGTATCTTATCAACGAATCGGTTTTAAATGTTCAAACCTTCGATGAATTTAGTGCATGGCGTGCACAAGGCGGGTTTTCAAAAATAAACAAGATTTTTTCAGGAGCACTCACTGCAATCGTGCGTGAACTGAATACGTATCTTTATGAAGACAAAGCAGCATAG